A genomic segment from Spinacia oleracea cultivar Varoflay chromosome 3, BTI_SOV_V1, whole genome shotgun sequence encodes:
- the LOC110803703 gene encoding sulfate transporter 3.1 has product MGTGSGTRVPIPDNKPFVTTLKANLKETFFPDDPFRRLKKQPLQRKLLLGLQYFVPIFEWAPRYTFKLFRADLIAGVTIASLAIPQGISYANLATLPPLIGLYSSLVPPLVYAMMGSSRDLAIGTVAVASLLFTDILGKVVSPTDNPTEYLHLAFTATFFAGLIQASLGLLRLGFIVDLLSHATIVGFMGGVATNVCFQQFKGILGLQHFTHKSDIISVLKAIFSQTHLWRWQPAILGCGFLFYMVLARFYSKRKPIYFWISAMAPLTSVILGSLIVYLTHAEKHGIQVIGHLKKGLNPPSYRDLAFGSPHLTTAIKTGAITGIIALAEGVAVGRSFALVKNYHIDGNKEMLAFGLMNIVGSTTSCYLTSGIFSKTAVNFNAGCQTVVSNIIMSIGVMLTLLFLIPFFSVTPLVVLSSIIMNAMLGLIKYEQVIHLWKVDKFDFVICICSYVGVVFGSVENGLITAVCLSVVRLLLVVARPKTLVLGNIPNTTSYRSIQHYDFAQRVSGILILQIDGPINFACTNYLRERIMRWVDEEEDRIKSCGEKSLQYVILDLGAVGSIDTSGISLMEEVQKFIERKGIKLILANPGSEVIKKIHLSNSIKTFGEEHIHLTVAEAVKACTFVVQVDV; this is encoded by the exons ATGGGTACAGGAAGCGGTACACGAGTGCCGATTCCTGATAATAAACCGTTCGTTACAACCTTGAAGGCTAACCTAAAGGAGACATTTTTCCCTGATGATCCTTTTAGAAGATTGAAAAAACAACCATTACAAAGAAAATTGTTGTTAGGATTGCAATATTTTGTACCAATATTCGAATGGGCACCTCGTTACACATTCAAGTTGTTTAGAGCAGATCTAATTGCGGGTGTAACAATTGCTAGTCTTGCTATTCCTCAAGGAATTAGCTATGCTAATTTGGCTACCTTACCTCCCCTTATTGGCCTTT ACTCAAGCTTGGTACCACCATTGGTATACGCAATGATGGGAAGTTCAAGAGATTTGGCAATAGGCACAGTTGCAGTTGCATCTCTTTTGTTTACTGATATATTGGGTAAGGTTGTCAGTCCTACTGATAATCCTACAGAATATTTACACTTAGCTTTTACAGCTACTTTCTTTGCCGGACTTATTCAAGCTTCTCTTGGCCTCCTCAG ACTGGGATTTATTGTGGACCTATTATCGCACGCAACCATAGTAGGCTTCATGGGAGGAGTTGCGACAAATGTTTGTTTTCAGCAATTTAAAGGCATTTTGGGATTACAACATTTCACACATAAATCCGATATCATTTCTGTTCTTAAGGCTATTTTTTCCCAAACTCATCTG TGGAGATGGCAACCTGCGATTCTAGGTTGTGGCTTTCTCTTCTATATGGTCTTGGCAAGATTCTAC AGTAAGAGAAAACCGATATATTTTTGGATAAGTGCAATGGCTCCCCTTACATCTGTTATTCTAGGAAGCTTGATCGTCTACTTGACTCACGCCGAGAAACATGGCATCCAAGTG ATTGGACACTTGAAGAAAGGACTAAACCCACCATCTTATAGGGATTTGGCATTCGGATCACCCCATCTCACTACTGCGATTAAAACGGGTGCCATTACTGGAATCATTGCATTAGCT GAAGGTGTGGCAGTTGGTCGAAGCTTTGCACTGGTTAAGAACTACCACATCGATGGGAACAAAGAGATGCTAGCATTTGGGCTAATGAACATTGTTGGCTCTACCACTTCCTGCTATCTCACTTCAG gaatattttcaaaaacagcAGTGAATTTTAACGCAGGGTGTCAAACAGTGGTATCGAACATAATAATGTCAATAGGAGTGATGTTGACGTTGTTATTTCTAATACCATTTTTTAGTGTCACACCGCTTGTGGTTCTTTCATCAATTATAATGAATGCTATGCTTGGACTGATCAAATATGAACAAGTCATTCATCTTTGGAAGGTTGACAAATTCGACTTCGTCATTTGTATATGTTCTTATGTCGGGGTCGTCTTTGGGAGTGTCGAGAATGGCTTGATTACCGCG GTTTGCCTATCTGTAGTAAGACTTCTACTAGTAGTGGCAAGGCCTAAGACCTTGGTGCTAGGAAACATACCAAACACTACGTCCTACAGAAGCATCCAACACTATGATTTTGCCCAAAGAGTTAGTGGTATTCTCATCCTACAAATTGATGGCCCTATCAACTTCGCTTGCACTAACTACTTAAGAGAAAG AATCATGAGATGGGTTGACGAGGAAGAAGATAGGATAAAATCTTGTGGAGAAAAAAGTCTGCAATATGTGATACTTGATTTAGGAG CCGTAGGCAGCATCGATACTAGTGGGATCAGCCTAATGGAAGAAGTACAGAAATTCATCGAAAGAAAGGGTATAAAG CTTATACTAGCAAACCCAGGAAGTGAGGTGATCAAGAAAATACATCTTTCCAACTCTATTAAAACCTTTGGTGAGGAGCACATACATCTCACGGTGGCTGAAGCAGTCAAAGCATGCACATTCGTGGTGCAAGTAGATGTGTAA
- the LOC110803709 gene encoding uncharacterized protein: MAGSEAVGGGEVSLKDQGNGFFKAGNYLKAAALYTQAIKKDPNNATLFSNRAAAFLNLVKLTKALSDAEMTISLRPNWEKGYFRKGCILEAMEKYDQALEAFQVALQYNPQSTEVSKKIKKLSQLSRDKKEAEEIERMRSSVDVAKHLGTVKSEMAEKYGGEEIGGVLFSFLVETMENAVKTWHETSKVDPQVFFLLDNEKTDTEKYAPAVNIDKAFESPHTHSNCFSFLRQYAVDSFSKAACLITPKSIISYPQVWKGQGYRKWKHGQNDGFFVQFESPFLRHLWFIPCNNEKGKALCRDPEALDIGAHELLPRLFKE, encoded by the exons ATGGCGGGATCAGAAGCAGTAGGAGGTGGTGAAGTCTCTCTCAAAGATCAAGGCAATGGGTTTTTCAAAGCTGGTAACTATCTTAAAGCCGCTGCCTTATATACTCAAGCCATCAAGAAGGACCCTAACAACGCCACCCTTTTTAG CAACCGTGCTGCAGCTTTTCTTAACCTTGTCAAACTCACCAAAGCACTGTCTGATGCTGAGATGACAATCAGTCTTCGTCCAAACtgggagaag ggttattttagaaaaggatGCATTTTGGAAGCCATGGAGAAATATGATCAG GCTTTAGAGGCATTTCAAGTCGCATTGCAGTATAATCCACAAAGTACAGAGGTgtctaagaaaatcaagaaacttTCACAGTTGTCCAGAGATAAGAAGGAAGCCGAAGAGATCGAAAGGATGAGATCCAGTGTTGATGTGGCAAAGCACTTGGGCACAGTGAAATCTGAAATG GCTGAGAAGTATGGAGGTGAAGAAATTGGCGGAGTATTGTTCTCATTTCTTGTTGAAACTATGGAAAATGCTGTCAAAACATGGCATGAAACCTCAAAAGTGGATCCACAAGTCTTCTTCCTTCTTGATAATGAAAAGACAGATACAGAGAAATATGCCCCTGCTGTGAACATAGATAAG GCATTTGAATCACCCCATACACACAGCAATTGCTTTTCATTTCTTAGGCAATATGCAGTGGATTCATTCTCCAAAGCTGCTTGCTTAATCACCCCCAAAAGCATCATATCTTACCCTCAG GTTTGGAAAGGTCAAGGATataggaaatggaaacatgggcAGAATGATGGATTCTTTGTACAATTTGAGTCTCCCTTTCTACGACATCTATGGTTCATCCCTTGTAACAATGAGAAAGGAAAGGCCTTGTGCAG GGATCCTGAGGCTTTGGACATTGGCGCCCATGAACTGCTTCCACGTCTATTTAAAGAGTAG